The DNA segment ACCCGTACTACTCCAACAAGCTGCAGTTCATCGCGCCGAAAAGCACTGAGCTGAAAGCCGACAGCGTCGCCACGATCAAGAAAGAGCTCGACGGCAAGACCGTTGGCGCCCAGCGCGCCACCCTGGCCGCCACCTGGCTGGAAGACAACCTGGGCAGCGACGTGAAAGCGACCCTGTATGACACCCAGGAAAACGCCTACCTGGACCTGACCGCCGGCCGCAGCGATGCGATCCTGGCCGACAAGTACGTCAGCTACGAGTGGCTGAAAAGCAAAGACGGCGCGAACTTCGAGTTCAAGGGCAACCCGGTCGAAGAAAACGACAAGGTCGGCATCGCCGTCCGTAAAGGCGACGCACTGCGCGAGAAGCTCAACGTAGCCCTGAAAGAAATCATCGCTGACGGCACCTACAAGAAGATCAACGACAAGTACTTCCCGTTCAGTATCCTCTGATTCGCCCTGCGCCAGCCGCTGCCCCGCGAGGGCGCAGCGGCTGGCCACGGTGGCCTGAAAAAGCCTGCCCATGAACTTCGAACTCCACGAATTCGGCCCGGCCCTTGCGGCTGGCATGCTGATGACCGTCAAGCTCGCCCTCTCGGCCCTGTGCCTGGGGCTGGTGCTGGGTCTGCTTGGCGCCCTCGCCAAAACCTCATCGCACCGCGGCCTGCAATGGTTCGGCGGCGCCTATTCGACGCTGGTGCGCGGCGTGCCCGAGCTGCTCTGGGTGCTGCTGATCTACTTCGGCACGGTCAACGGCCTGCGGGCGCTGGGCGAGCTGATCGGTATTCCCGGCCTGGAACTCAACGCCTTCGCCGCCGGGGTCATCGCGCTGGGCCTGTGCTTCGGCGCTTACGCCACTGAAGTGTTTCGCGGCGCCCTGCTGGCCGTGCCCAAAGGTCACCGCGAAGCCGGG comes from the Pseudomonas sp. StFLB209 genome and includes:
- a CDS encoding ABC transporter substrate-binding protein, which encodes MQTYKKLLLATAATLAITGNAFAETLKFGIEAAYPPFNNKDASGQVVGFDYEIAQALCAKMKVECQAVTSDWDGIIPALNAKKFDFLVSSLSITEERKVAVDFTDPYYSNKLQFIAPKSTELKADSVATIKKELDGKTVGAQRATLAATWLEDNLGSDVKATLYDTQENAYLDLTAGRSDAILADKYVSYEWLKSKDGANFEFKGNPVEENDKVGIAVRKGDALREKLNVALKEIIADGTYKKINDKYFPFSIL
- a CDS encoding ABC transporter permease, with translation MNFELHEFGPALAAGMLMTVKLALSALCLGLVLGLLGALAKTSSHRGLQWFGGAYSTLVRGVPELLWVLLIYFGTVNGLRALGELIGIPGLELNAFAAGVIALGLCFGAYATEVFRGALLAVPKGHREAGLALGMSRPRIFFRVVMPQMWRIALPGLGNLFMILMKDTALVSVIGLEEIMRHAQIAVSVTKEPFTFYLAAAFMYLALTVVAMTGMYFLEKRAARGFTRSA